A region of Aquarana catesbeiana isolate 2022-GZ linkage group LG08, ASM4218655v1, whole genome shotgun sequence DNA encodes the following proteins:
- the LOC141104736 gene encoding uncharacterized protein isoform X3: MTERILRLTLEIIYLLTGEDDGPIKKSSDSSPYLTPERNDKKILASLTRWYKVPSSLHKIYPEKTNTCWRCGEAEGSYKVSGCHCLFLHGGVGVYRRTQGSLQGRHDGELAAPHITWYGRNGLS; the protein is encoded by the exons ATGACCGAGAGGATATTACGGCTCAccttggagatcatctacctgctgaccggagag GATGATGGACCAATAAAGAAATCCAGTGATTCTTCTCCTTACTTGACACCTGAGAGAAATGACAAGAAGATCCTAGCAAGTCTTACACGGTGGTATAAAGTTCCATCATCACTGCACAAAATCTACCCGGAAAAGACGAATACGTGCTGGCGTTGCGGAGAGGCAGAGG gttcctataaggtgtcaggatgtcactgtctatttctccatggaggagtgggagtatatagaaggacacaaggatctctacaaggacgtcatgatggagaactggccgcccctcacatcacctg
- the LOC141104736 gene encoding uncharacterized protein isoform X2, translating into MTERILRLTLEIIYLLTGEDDGPIKKSSDSSPYLTPERNDKKILASLTRWYKVPSSLHKIYPEKTNTCWRCGEAEGSYKVSGCHCLFLHGGVGVYRRTQGSLQGRHDGELAAPHITWFIQDGKIV; encoded by the exons ATGACCGAGAGGATATTACGGCTCAccttggagatcatctacctgctgaccggagag GATGATGGACCAATAAAGAAATCCAGTGATTCTTCTCCTTACTTGACACCTGAGAGAAATGACAAGAAGATCCTAGCAAGTCTTACACGGTGGTATAAAGTTCCATCATCACTGCACAAAATCTACCCGGAAAAGACGAATACGTGCTGGCGTTGCGGAGAGGCAGAGG gttcctataaggtgtcaggatgtcactgtctatttctccatggaggagtgggagtatatagaaggacacaaggatctctacaaggacgtcatgatggagaactggccgcccctcacatcacctg GTTTATCCAAGATGGCAAAATTGTCTGA